The genomic DNA CCGCTCTGCACGATGTCCCAGAACGTGTCGCCATCGCCCGAATGGGTGATCATCGCGAAGGTCCATCTGGGCGTGTTCACCGCGGCCTTGCCCTGGGCGGACGCGGCCTTCCGGGCGTCCTCGGCGCGCTTCCCGCCGGTGCTGCTGCACCCTGCGAGAGACACGCTGAGCGCCCCTGCCAGCGCGATGATTGCCCAGGTCCGAGTCCGTGCCACGAGGCCGTGCCCTTCTTGCCGTGATGCTTGGTCCGTCCAAGTATCGGACACAGGGATCGTGCATCCGGACATCGGGTACCGCTCGCTGTGCACTTCCTGAGCCGCGCCGCGCCCTTGCGGGGGACGCCCCCCTCAGGAACGTACGGCCGGCTCAGGGCCGTACGAGCAGCTGGAACTCGAAGGAGTAGCGCGAGGCGCGGTAGGTGTGGGTGCCGAACTCGACGGCCCGGCCCGTGTCGTCGAAGGTGGTGCGCTGCATCGTGAGCAGCGGGGCGCCCTCGGGCTCGCCGAGCCGCTCGCCCTCCACCGCCGTGGCGGCCCGCGCGCCGACGGACTGCCGGGCGCTGTGCAGCGTGATGCCGGCGGCCCGCATCAGCCGGTACAGGCCGGTCGCCTCCAGCTGCTCGCTGTCCAGGCCGAGCAGTCCGGTCGGCAGGTAGTTGCAGAGGTACGCCATCGGCTCGCCGTGGGCCAGGCGCAGCCGCTCCACCTGGTGCACGTCGCTGCCCTCGGCCACCCCGAGCGCGGCCGCGACCTCGGCGGAGGCCGGCACGAGGGTGTTGAGCAGCACCTGGGTGGCCGGGCGCTGACCGGCGGCCTCCAGGTCGTCGTACAGGCTGCTCAGTTCCAGTGGGCGCTTGACCTGGCTGTGCACCACCTGGGTGCCGACGCCGCGTCGGCGTACGAGCAGGCCCTTGTCGACGAGGGACTGGATGGCCTGGCGGACCGTGGGGCGGGACAGGCCGAGCCGCGCGGCGAGCTCGATCTCGTTGCCCAGCAGGCTGCCGGGGGTCAGCGTCCCGTGCTCGATCGCGGCCTCCAACTGCTGGGACAGCTGGAAGTAGAGCGGGACCGGACTGCTGCGGTCGACGCTGAGCTGGAGCGAGACGGTCGGATCCACTTCTGGTTTCGGCACGGCCCGAGCGTAGCTCCGGTGATTGTTGACGGGAAGTTGTGTAGTTCGGTTGTCCGGACAAACCATTGACACAATGCCCGGTCCGACCTCACTTTGTTCCCATGCGCATCGGACTTATCGGAGCGGGTCGTATCGGTACATTCCACGCGACCACGCTCAGCCGCCACCGCGACGTCGGCTCGCTCATCATCACGGACGTCGCCCCTGCTCGGGCCCATGAACTCGCGG from Streptomyces avermitilis MA-4680 = NBRC 14893 includes the following:
- a CDS encoding GntR family transcriptional regulator, translated to MDPTVSLQLSVDRSSPVPLYFQLSQQLEAAIEHGTLTPGSLLGNEIELAARLGLSRPTVRQAIQSLVDKGLLVRRRGVGTQVVHSQVKRPLELSSLYDDLEAAGQRPATQVLLNTLVPASAEVAAALGVAEGSDVHQVERLRLAHGEPMAYLCNYLPTGLLGLDSEQLEATGLYRLMRAAGITLHSARQSVGARAATAVEGERLGEPEGAPLLTMQRTTFDDTGRAVEFGTHTYRASRYSFEFQLLVRP